The Streptomyces sp. RKAG293 genome includes a region encoding these proteins:
- the nuoI gene encoding NADH-quinone oxidoreductase subunit NuoI, whose product MPEFLGPVAGFGVTFKAMFKKRLTEQYPEEKKPTAPRFHGRHQLNRHPDGLEKCVGCELCAWACPADAIYVEGADNTEEERYSPGERYGRVYQINYARCILCGLCIEACPTRALTMTNEYELADSSRESLIFTKEQLLAGLDEGMVEAPHSIFVGMDEGDYYRGLVTEAAPGTERQVAVSKGEKPPEDAVPVAAPGGGKPAGTGAEA is encoded by the coding sequence ATGCCTGAGTTCCTGGGCCCGGTCGCGGGCTTCGGCGTGACCTTCAAGGCCATGTTCAAGAAGCGGCTGACCGAGCAGTACCCCGAGGAGAAGAAGCCGACCGCGCCGCGCTTCCACGGCCGGCACCAGCTCAACCGGCACCCGGACGGGCTGGAGAAGTGCGTCGGCTGCGAACTGTGCGCGTGGGCCTGCCCGGCCGACGCGATCTACGTGGAGGGCGCGGACAACACCGAGGAGGAGCGCTACTCCCCGGGTGAGCGCTACGGCCGCGTCTACCAGATCAACTACGCCCGCTGCATCCTGTGCGGGCTGTGCATCGAGGCGTGCCCCACCCGGGCGCTGACGATGACCAACGAGTACGAACTCGCCGACAGCAGCCGCGAGTCGCTGATCTTCACCAAGGAGCAGCTGCTCGCCGGCCTGGACGAGGGCATGGTCGAGGCACCGCACTCGATCTTCGTCGGCATGGACGAAGGGGACTACTACCGCGGTCTGGTGACGGAGGCCGCTCCCGGCACCGAGCGCCAGGTGGCGGTCTCCAAGGGCGAGAAGCCGCCGGAGGACGCGGTGCCCGTGGCCGCCCCCGGCGGCGGCAAGCCCGCGGGAACGGGGGCCGAGGCATGA
- a CDS encoding NADH-quinone oxidoreductase subunit J, whose protein sequence is MSTFTAATVGATSTGEAFQFWILAVVAVLGALGTVLSKKTVHSALCLAGTMIILAVFYMAQGAYFLGVVQIVVYTGAIMMLFLFVVMLVGITAADSLKETLKGQRWLAAGCGLGFGILLIAGIGNASLDSFAGLGQANAGGNVEGLARLIFTKYVWAFEITGALLITAAVGAMVLTHRERTEERSTQRELSIARVRAGTQVPPLPAPGVYARHNAVDVPGLLPDGTTSDLSVSATLRDRGQIRDVSNEALADLAELEQRSESWLERSAPEVTAPEEASK, encoded by the coding sequence ATGTCCACCTTCACCGCCGCCACGGTGGGCGCGACGTCCACCGGGGAGGCGTTCCAGTTCTGGATCCTCGCGGTCGTCGCCGTGCTGGGTGCGCTGGGCACGGTACTGAGCAAGAAGACGGTGCACAGCGCGCTCTGTCTGGCCGGAACCATGATCATCCTGGCTGTCTTCTACATGGCGCAGGGCGCGTACTTCCTCGGCGTCGTCCAGATCGTCGTCTACACCGGCGCGATCATGATGCTCTTCCTCTTCGTCGTCATGCTGGTCGGCATCACCGCCGCCGACTCGCTGAAGGAGACGCTGAAGGGTCAGCGCTGGCTGGCCGCGGGATGCGGTCTCGGCTTCGGGATCCTGCTGATCGCGGGCATCGGCAACGCCTCGCTCGACTCGTTCGCCGGCCTCGGCCAGGCGAACGCGGGCGGCAACGTCGAGGGCTTGGCGCGGCTCATCTTCACCAAGTACGTATGGGCCTTCGAGATCACCGGCGCGCTGCTGATCACGGCGGCCGTCGGCGCGATGGTGCTGACGCACCGCGAGCGGACCGAGGAGCGCAGCACGCAGCGCGAGCTGTCGATCGCGCGGGTCCGCGCGGGCACCCAGGTGCCGCCGCTGCCCGCCCCCGGTGTGTACGCCCGGCACAACGCGGTGGACGTCCCCGGCCTGCTGCCGGACGGCACCACCTCGGACCTGTCGGTCAGCGCCACGCTGCGGGACCGCGGTCAGATCCGTGATGTGTCGAACGAGGCCCTGGCCGATCTCGCCGAGCTGGAACAGCGCTCGGAGAGCTGGCTGGAACGGTCCGCGCCCGAGGTCACGGCGCCAGAGGAGGCGAGCAAGTGA
- the nuoK gene encoding NADH-quinone oxidoreductase subunit NuoK: MNPVNYLYLAALLFTIGAAGVLIRRNAIIVFMCVELMLNACNLAFVTFSRMHGNLDGQIIAFFTMVVAAAEVVVGLAIIVTMFRSRHSASVDDANLMKL, encoded by the coding sequence GTGAATCCGGTCAACTACCTGTACCTGGCCGCGCTGCTGTTCACCATCGGCGCCGCCGGGGTGCTGATCCGGCGCAACGCGATCATCGTCTTCATGTGCGTCGAGCTGATGCTGAACGCCTGCAACCTGGCGTTCGTCACCTTCTCCCGGATGCACGGCAACCTCGACGGCCAGATCATCGCCTTCTTCACGATGGTGGTCGCCGCCGCCGAGGTCGTGGTCGGGCTCGCGATCATCGTGACGATGTTCCGCTCCCGGCACTCGGCCTCGGTCGACGACGCCAATCTGATGAAGCTGTAA
- the nuoL gene encoding NADH-quinone oxidoreductase subunit L, with protein sequence MENLIGLLVAAPLLGAAILLTGGRRLDRVGHWLGTLFAAVSFGIGAVLFFDMLGKSGEDRTMYSHLFSWVPVGGFQADIGFQLDQLSMTFVLLISGVGTLIHIYSIGYMEHDERRRRFFGYLNLFVAAMLLLVIADNYFLLYVGWEGVGLASYLLIGFWQHKPSAATAAKKAFLVNRVGDVGLSIAIMLMFTTFGTFSFQPVLAHAGDASEGKLTAIGLMLLLAACGKSAQVPLQSWLGDAMEGPTPVSALIHAATMVTAGVYLITRSGAIFNGAPDAQVAVVTVGAVTLLFGAIVGCAKDDIKKALAGSTMSQIGYMIMAAGLGPIGYVFAIMHLVTHGFFKAGLFLGAGSVMHGMNDEVDMRKYGGLRKYMPVTFITFGLGYLAIIGFPGLSGFFSKDKIIEAAFAKGGTEGWILGGAALLGAAITAFYMTRVMLMTFFGEKRWEADAEGHEPHPHESPKSMTIPMIVLAFGSVFAGGLFSLNSSFLKWLEPVTGHEEGHSPLSATTVTAGTMVVLVIGVALAWLMYGRKAVPAVAPRGSLLTRAARRDLLQDDFNHVVLVRGGEHLTRSLVYLDHSLVDGAVNGTAAGVGGLSGRLRKLQNGYVRSYAVSMLGGTAVLVAATLLMRAV encoded by the coding sequence GTGGAGAACCTCATCGGATTGCTCGTCGCGGCACCACTGCTGGGCGCGGCGATCCTGCTGACCGGCGGCCGCCGGTTGGACCGTGTCGGCCACTGGCTCGGCACGCTCTTCGCGGCGGTGTCCTTCGGTATCGGCGCCGTGCTCTTCTTCGACATGCTCGGCAAGAGCGGCGAAGACCGCACGATGTACTCGCACCTGTTCAGCTGGGTGCCGGTCGGCGGCTTCCAGGCCGACATCGGCTTCCAGCTCGACCAGTTGTCGATGACCTTCGTGCTGCTGATCAGCGGTGTGGGCACGTTGATCCACATCTACTCGATCGGGTACATGGAGCACGACGAGCGGCGCCGCCGCTTCTTCGGCTATCTGAACCTGTTCGTGGCGGCGATGCTGCTGCTGGTCATCGCCGACAACTACTTCCTGCTGTACGTCGGCTGGGAGGGCGTCGGCCTCGCCTCGTACCTGCTGATCGGCTTCTGGCAGCACAAGCCGAGCGCGGCCACGGCGGCGAAGAAGGCGTTCCTCGTCAACCGCGTCGGTGACGTCGGTCTGTCCATCGCGATCATGCTGATGTTCACGACCTTCGGCACGTTCAGCTTCCAGCCGGTGCTGGCGCACGCGGGCGACGCGAGCGAGGGCAAGCTGACGGCCATCGGCCTGATGCTGCTGCTCGCCGCCTGCGGCAAGTCCGCCCAGGTGCCGCTGCAGTCCTGGCTCGGCGACGCGATGGAGGGCCCGACCCCGGTCTCGGCCCTGATCCACGCGGCGACGATGGTGACGGCGGGCGTGTATCTGATCACCCGGTCCGGCGCGATCTTCAACGGCGCCCCGGACGCGCAGGTCGCGGTGGTCACGGTCGGCGCGGTCACGCTGCTGTTCGGTGCGATCGTCGGTTGCGCGAAGGACGACATCAAGAAGGCCCTGGCGGGCTCGACGATGTCGCAGATCGGCTACATGATCATGGCGGCCGGGCTCGGCCCGATCGGCTATGTCTTCGCGATCATGCACCTGGTCACCCACGGCTTCTTCAAGGCCGGACTCTTCCTCGGCGCCGGATCGGTCATGCACGGCATGAACGACGAGGTCGACATGCGGAAGTACGGGGGCCTGCGCAAGTACATGCCGGTCACGTTCATCACCTTCGGCCTCGGCTATCTGGCGATCATCGGCTTCCCGGGTCTGTCCGGCTTCTTCTCCAAGGACAAGATCATCGAGGCGGCCTTCGCCAAGGGCGGCACCGAGGGCTGGATCCTCGGCGGCGCGGCCCTGCTGGGCGCCGCGATCACCGCGTTCTACATGACGCGCGTGATGCTGATGACGTTCTTCGGCGAGAAGCGCTGGGAGGCGGACGCGGAAGGCCACGAGCCGCACCCGCACGAGTCGCCCAAGTCCATGACCATCCCGATGATCGTGCTGGCCTTCGGCTCGGTCTTCGCGGGCGGGCTGTTCAGCCTGAACAGCTCCTTCCTGAAGTGGCTGGAGCCGGTCACCGGGCACGAGGAGGGGCACTCGCCCCTCAGCGCCACGACGGTGACGGCGGGCACGATGGTCGTGCTGGTCATCGGGGTCGCCCTGGCCTGGCTGATGTACGGGCGCAAGGCCGTGCCGGCCGTCGCTCCGCGCGGCTCGCTGCTGACCCGCGCCGCCCGGCGCGACCTGCTCCAGGACGACTTCAACCACGTCGTGCTGGTGCGCGGCGGCGAACACCTCACCCGCAGCCTGGTCTACCTGGACCACTCCCTGGTGGACGGTGCGGTCAACGGCACCGCCGCCGGGGTCGGCGGCCTCTCCGGCCGCCTGCGCAAGCTGCAGAACGGCTATGTCCGCTCGTACGCGGTGTCGATGCTGGGTGGCACGGCGGTCCTGGTCGCCGCGACTCTCCTGATGAGGGCGGTCTGA
- a CDS encoding NADH-quinone oxidoreductase subunit M: MSFPLLTVTAALPAVGAIATAAVPAAKRTVAKWSALGFSVATFVLAVIVLVRFEPGGERYQLTESHAWIKDFGVRYELGVDGIGVSLVALTALLIPFIIAAGWHDADPLEDKNPNRRWRPTQGFFALILAVEAMVVVSFEATDVFLFYIFFEAMLIPMYFLIGGFGDQAHEHGDDEAAKQRSYAAVKFLLYNLVGGLVMLAAVIGLYAASADQLGHGTFSLQEILQARAAGKFDLASSTERWLFLGFFFAFAVKAPLWPLHTWLPNAMGESTAPVAVLITAVVDKVGTFAMLRYCLQLFPEASKWATPVILVLAVISIIYGALLAVGQRDIKRLIAYASISHFGFIIMGIFAMTTQGQSGAALYMVNHGISTAALLLVAGFLISRRGSRLIADYGGVQKVAPVLAGTFLIGGLATLSLPGLAPFVSEFLVLVGTFSRYPALGIIATVGIVLAALYVLVLYQRTMTGPVKEGIEGMRDLRVREVAVVVPLIALLLFLGVYPKPLTDIVNPAVGQTLSDVHKTDPKPALEATK, translated from the coding sequence ATGTCCTTTCCCCTCCTTACCGTCACGGCCGCCCTCCCGGCGGTCGGCGCGATCGCCACCGCCGCCGTACCGGCCGCGAAGCGCACTGTCGCCAAGTGGTCGGCGCTGGGCTTCTCGGTCGCGACGTTCGTGCTGGCCGTGATCGTCCTCGTCCGGTTCGAACCGGGCGGTGAGCGCTACCAGCTCACCGAGTCCCACGCGTGGATCAAGGACTTCGGGGTCCGCTACGAACTCGGCGTGGACGGCATCGGCGTCTCGCTGGTCGCGCTGACCGCCCTCTTGATCCCGTTCATCATCGCGGCGGGCTGGCACGACGCCGACCCCCTCGAGGACAAGAACCCCAACCGCCGCTGGCGGCCCACCCAGGGCTTCTTCGCCCTGATCCTGGCCGTCGAGGCGATGGTGGTGGTCTCCTTCGAGGCCACCGACGTCTTCCTCTTCTACATCTTCTTCGAAGCCATGCTCATCCCGATGTACTTCCTCATCGGCGGCTTCGGGGACCAGGCGCACGAGCACGGCGACGACGAGGCGGCCAAGCAGCGCTCGTACGCCGCCGTGAAGTTCCTGCTCTACAACCTGGTCGGCGGGCTCGTCATGCTGGCCGCCGTCATCGGGCTGTACGCGGCCAGCGCCGACCAGCTCGGCCACGGCACGTTCTCGCTCCAGGAGATCCTCCAGGCGCGCGCGGCCGGCAAGTTCGACCTGGCGTCCTCCACCGAGCGGTGGCTCTTCCTCGGCTTCTTCTTCGCCTTCGCGGTGAAGGCGCCGCTGTGGCCGCTGCACACCTGGCTGCCGAACGCGATGGGGGAGTCGACCGCGCCGGTCGCCGTCCTGATCACCGCGGTCGTCGACAAGGTCGGCACCTTCGCGATGCTGCGCTACTGCCTCCAGCTCTTCCCGGAGGCCAGCAAGTGGGCGACGCCGGTGATCCTGGTGCTCGCGGTGATCAGCATCATCTACGGTGCCCTGCTGGCCGTCGGCCAGCGCGACATCAAGCGGCTGATCGCCTACGCGTCCATCTCGCACTTCGGCTTCATCATCATGGGCATCTTCGCGATGACCACCCAGGGGCAGAGCGGCGCCGCGCTCTACATGGTCAACCACGGGATCTCGACCGCCGCGCTGCTGCTGGTGGCCGGCTTCCTGATCAGCCGGCGCGGCTCGCGGCTCATCGCCGACTACGGCGGGGTGCAGAAGGTGGCGCCGGTGCTCGCGGGCACCTTCCTGATCGGCGGACTGGCGACCCTGTCGCTGCCGGGGCTCGCCCCGTTCGTCTCCGAATTCCTGGTGCTCGTCGGCACGTTCAGCCGCTACCCGGCGCTCGGCATCATCGCCACCGTCGGCATCGTGCTCGCCGCGCTCTACGTCCTCGTCCTGTACCAGCGGACGATGACCGGGCCGGTGAAGGAGGGCATCGAGGGAATGCGGGACCTCCGGGTCCGCGAGGTCGCCGTGGTGGTCCCGCTGATCGCGCTGCTGCTCTTCCTCGGCGTGTACCCGAAGCCGCTCACGGACATCGTCAATCCCGCGGTCGGCCAGACGCTCTCCGACGTGCACAAGACCGACCCCAAGCCCGCGCTGGAGGCGACCAAGTGA
- the nuoN gene encoding NADH-quinone oxidoreductase subunit NuoN, with protein MSGTAVHSLWTMAAPAADKIPAPKIEYTQLSPVLIVFGAAVVGILVEAFLPRKSRYLGQIAVSVIGLAAAFAAVVALAARGYGTTKAHVAAMGAVAVDGPALFLQGTILLVGLVAVFTFAERRLDPKAHGRKVDSFAAQGSAVPGGDAEKAAVKAGFTTTEVFPLLLFAVGGMLIFPAASDLLTLFVALEVFSLPLYLLCALARRRRFMSQEAAMKYFLLGAFSSAFLLFGIALLYGYAGTVSYSGIAAVVDGTAKMTPALAATTGNDALLLIGTAMVAMGLLFKVGAVPFHMWTPDVYQGAPTPVTGFMAAATKVAAFGALLRLLYVVLPGMRWDWRPVMWGVAILTMLVGAIVAVTQTDVKRLLAYSSIAHAGFILAGVIATTPDGVSSVLFYLAAYSFVTLGAFAVVTLVRDAGGEATHLSHWAGLGRRSPLVAAVFAVFLLAFAGIPLTSGFAGKFAVFKAAAQGGAMPLVIVGVLSSAIAAFFYIRVIVLMFFSEPKPDGPTVAVPSAWTSTAIGIGVAVTLVLGVMPQYFLDLADKAGVFVR; from the coding sequence GTGAGCGGAACAGCCGTCCACAGCCTGTGGACAATGGCGGCCCCCGCCGCAGACAAGATCCCCGCCCCGAAGATCGAGTACACCCAGCTGTCGCCCGTCCTGATCGTCTTCGGGGCAGCGGTCGTCGGGATCCTCGTCGAGGCGTTCCTGCCCCGTAAGTCCCGCTACCTGGGGCAGATCGCGGTCAGCGTCATCGGCCTCGCCGCCGCCTTCGCCGCCGTCGTGGCCCTGGCGGCCAGGGGCTACGGCACCACCAAGGCGCATGTCGCGGCCATGGGAGCGGTCGCCGTCGACGGCCCCGCGCTCTTCCTGCAGGGCACGATCCTGCTGGTCGGGCTGGTCGCGGTGTTCACCTTCGCCGAACGCCGGCTCGACCCGAAGGCGCACGGCCGCAAGGTCGACTCCTTCGCCGCCCAGGGCTCCGCCGTTCCCGGCGGCGACGCCGAGAAGGCCGCGGTCAAGGCCGGGTTCACCACCACCGAGGTCTTCCCGCTGCTGCTCTTCGCGGTCGGCGGCATGCTGATCTTCCCGGCCGCGTCCGACCTGCTGACGCTCTTCGTCGCGCTGGAGGTCTTCTCGCTGCCGCTGTACCTGCTCTGCGCGCTGGCCCGCCGCCGGCGCTTCATGTCGCAGGAAGCCGCGATGAAGTACTTCCTGCTGGGAGCCTTCTCGTCGGCCTTCCTGCTGTTCGGCATCGCGCTGCTCTACGGGTACGCGGGCACCGTCTCGTACTCCGGCATCGCCGCCGTCGTCGACGGCACCGCCAAGATGACCCCGGCGCTCGCCGCCACCACCGGCAACGACGCGCTGCTGCTCATCGGCACCGCGATGGTCGCGATGGGGCTGCTGTTCAAGGTCGGCGCCGTGCCGTTCCACATGTGGACCCCGGACGTCTACCAGGGCGCCCCGACCCCGGTGACCGGCTTCATGGCCGCCGCCACCAAGGTCGCCGCCTTCGGCGCGCTGCTGCGACTCCTCTACGTGGTCCTGCCGGGCATGCGCTGGGACTGGCGGCCGGTGATGTGGGGCGTCGCGATCCTGACGATGCTGGTCGGCGCGATCGTCGCCGTCACCCAGACCGATGTGAAGCGACTGCTGGCGTACTCGTCCATCGCGCACGCCGGATTCATCCTCGCGGGTGTCATCGCCACCACGCCGGACGGCGTCTCGTCGGTGCTCTTCTACCTCGCGGCGTACTCCTTCGTGACGCTCGGCGCCTTCGCCGTCGTCACCCTGGTCCGCGACGCGGGCGGCGAAGCCACCCACCTGTCCCACTGGGCCGGCCTCGGCCGCCGCTCGCCGCTCGTCGCGGCGGTCTTCGCGGTCTTCCTGCTGGCCTTCGCGGGCATCCCGCTGACCTCCGGCTTCGCCGGAAAGTTCGCGGTCTTCAAGGCGGCGGCCCAGGGCGGCGCGATGCCGCTGGTCATCGTGGGTGTGCTCTCCTCGGCCATCGCCGCGTTCTTCTACATCCGCGTCATCGTGCTGATGTTCTTCAGCGAACCGAAGCCCGACGGCCCCACCGTCGCCGTCCCGAGCGCCTGGACCTCCACGGCCATCGGCATCGGCGTGGCGGTGACGCTCGTGCTGGGCGTCATGCCGCAGTACTTCCTGGACCTCGCCGACAAGGCGGGCGTCTTCGTCCGCTGA
- a CDS encoding ATP-binding protein yields MITTKPVPQPPHPDAPWDYWLQIPHDLRGAGVARGTLRSVLDAHELIPLLDTSALLTSELVANALEYSDGPVSLRLHWRAERLRLAVWDNNPKPPDCLSVREDSERGRGLYLVELLSEEWGYYLTGEEHFGLSGKLVWCDVAAGKAATVWNAHS; encoded by the coding sequence ATGATCACAACGAAACCCGTACCGCAACCACCTCACCCCGACGCCCCGTGGGACTACTGGCTCCAGATTCCGCATGACCTGCGTGGAGCGGGAGTTGCGCGCGGCACTTTGCGCTCCGTCCTCGACGCCCACGAACTGATCCCGTTGCTGGACACCTCCGCGCTGCTCACATCGGAGTTGGTCGCCAACGCTCTGGAGTACTCCGACGGTCCGGTGTCGTTACGACTCCACTGGCGGGCGGAGCGTCTGAGGCTCGCGGTGTGGGACAACAACCCGAAACCACCCGATTGCCTGTCCGTACGGGAGGACTCCGAGCGCGGTCGAGGGCTGTACCTGGTCGAGCTCCTCTCCGAGGAATGGGGTTACTACCTGACCGGGGAGGAACACTTCGGGCTGTCGGGCAAGCTGGTGTGGTGCGACGTGGCAGCCGGGAAAGCGGCCACCGTGTGGAATGCGCACTCGTGA
- a CDS encoding helix-turn-helix transcriptional regulator, producing MPPRSYPTARQRRLGAELRKLREHAGMTAREAGERLGGNQAQISHIESGRWGVSGDRVRILTSHYSAGNADLVAALVGMADERGKGWWDEYREALPADFRDIAELEHHATLMRTVQTVTVPGIFQTEDYARAMFAAVVPPLPSEEIGSRIEHRVRRRVVFEREAPLPFSAIIHEAALRMRFGGRKVAREQLDFLSTASEWDSVTIRVIPFTSELAVSAQGMLYACGAVPELDTVQLDSVAGSVFLDAEAQLDKYRVIYAAVEGMALDIGKSRDLIHHIAQEL from the coding sequence ATGCCACCGAGGAGTTATCCCACGGCGCGACAGCGGCGCCTGGGGGCGGAGCTGCGCAAGCTCCGCGAGCATGCCGGGATGACCGCCCGGGAGGCGGGGGAGCGACTCGGTGGGAATCAGGCTCAGATCAGCCACATCGAGTCCGGTCGCTGGGGAGTCAGCGGCGACCGGGTGCGTATTCTCACCAGTCACTACTCGGCCGGGAACGCGGACTTGGTCGCAGCCTTGGTGGGCATGGCCGACGAACGCGGGAAGGGATGGTGGGACGAGTACCGGGAGGCCCTTCCGGCTGACTTTCGTGACATCGCCGAGCTTGAGCATCACGCGACCCTCATGCGTACGGTGCAGACCGTCACGGTCCCTGGAATTTTCCAGACCGAAGACTACGCGCGCGCCATGTTTGCAGCAGTGGTTCCCCCGCTCCCCTCCGAGGAGATCGGATCGCGAATCGAGCACCGCGTGCGCCGACGCGTCGTTTTCGAGCGAGAGGCGCCGCTGCCGTTCAGCGCGATCATCCACGAGGCTGCCCTGCGTATGCGCTTCGGTGGGCGCAAGGTGGCGCGCGAACAGCTGGATTTCCTGAGCACTGCTTCCGAGTGGGACTCAGTCACCATCCGTGTCATCCCGTTCACGTCCGAACTCGCGGTATCGGCACAGGGGATGCTCTATGCCTGCGGCGCGGTCCCTGAACTGGACACGGTCCAGCTCGACAGCGTGGCGGGTTCCGTATTCCTGGACGCCGAGGCCCAGTTGGACAAATACCGGGTCATCTACGCTGCGGTGGAGGGCATGGCCCTCGATATCGGAAAGTCCAGAGACCTCATCCATCACATCGCACAAGAATTGTGA
- a CDS encoding DUF397 domain-containing protein yields the protein MVTRITWQKSSFSEGNGNCVELAMGLGGILVRESDRPDEVISTTPARLRAFVSGIKAGEFDHLL from the coding sequence ATGGTCACACGCATCACATGGCAGAAGTCCTCTTTTTCGGAGGGGAACGGTAACTGCGTTGAGCTTGCTATGGGCCTCGGCGGCATACTCGTCCGCGAGAGCGACCGCCCCGACGAGGTGATCAGCACCACCCCTGCCCGCCTCCGCGCCTTTGTGTCCGGCATCAAGGCGGGCGAGTTCGACCACCTGCTCTGA
- the tgmA gene encoding putative ATP-grasp-modified RiPP, which produces MPERASMPWGLTRMAPFPGDTPAPAPRIVLDTRTQRARWLDTDGVEISAWSQHKKSETSKETSTKTSLDGTPDQGSDQSGDSD; this is translated from the coding sequence ATGCCCGAACGCGCCTCAATGCCATGGGGATTGACCCGCATGGCACCGTTTCCCGGCGACACGCCGGCGCCGGCCCCTCGGATCGTTCTGGACACCCGTACTCAGAGAGCGCGGTGGCTGGATACGGACGGTGTCGAGATCTCGGCGTGGTCGCAGCACAAGAAGTCCGAGACGTCGAAGGAGACGTCGACCAAGACGAGTCTTGACGGCACCCCTGATCAGGGCAGTGACCAGTCCGGCGACAGTGACTGA
- the tgmB gene encoding ATP-grasp ribosomal peptide maturase has translation MTRLDDPTADIVIAELNRREVPVVRLDPGDFPVSVQVNALFGCRNSAGSVRTASRVLDLERVRSVYWRRPSPYRHDASDQVARWSVEQSRYGLGGILGSLRGAHYVNHPWRNQDAEHKPARLAVAARCGLAVPPTLMTNDVDRARRFARDHGPVVYKLLRSTDFVDDDGRANTVWVEEVPPEDIGPGVAQTLHTFQQRVDKLADVRLTIVGDELFAARIDGSSFLDWRRDYDALSYRLVETPGVVEKGVRAFLEAFGLVFGAFDFGLDTDGRWWMYECNPNGQWAWFPEAISARIASAIADQLQRSGESHAC, from the coding sequence GTGACCCGGCTCGATGACCCGACCGCCGACATCGTGATCGCCGAGCTGAATCGTCGGGAAGTCCCGGTGGTCCGTCTTGATCCCGGCGACTTCCCCGTTTCGGTTCAGGTGAATGCGCTGTTCGGCTGCAGGAACTCTGCCGGCAGTGTGCGGACTGCCAGCCGTGTGCTGGATCTGGAACGCGTACGGTCCGTGTACTGGCGGCGCCCGAGCCCGTACCGCCACGACGCGTCCGACCAGGTGGCACGTTGGTCCGTCGAGCAGTCCCGGTACGGCCTCGGCGGAATTCTGGGGTCGCTGCGCGGCGCCCACTACGTGAACCATCCGTGGCGTAATCAGGATGCCGAGCACAAGCCCGCGCGGCTGGCAGTCGCGGCGCGCTGCGGCCTGGCGGTGCCGCCGACGCTCATGACGAACGATGTGGATCGGGCCCGCCGGTTCGCCCGGGACCACGGTCCGGTGGTCTACAAGCTGCTGCGCAGTACCGACTTCGTCGACGATGACGGCCGGGCCAACACGGTCTGGGTGGAAGAGGTTCCTCCGGAGGACATCGGCCCCGGCGTGGCGCAGACCTTGCATACCTTCCAACAGCGGGTCGACAAGTTGGCCGATGTGCGACTGACGATCGTGGGCGACGAACTGTTCGCCGCGCGGATCGACGGCTCTTCGTTCTTGGACTGGCGCCGGGACTACGACGCTCTCTCCTACCGGTTGGTCGAGACGCCCGGAGTGGTGGAAAAGGGTGTGCGCGCGTTCCTTGAGGCGTTCGGGCTGGTCTTCGGCGCCTTTGACTTCGGGCTCGACACCGATGGCCGGTGGTGGATGTACGAGTGCAATCCGAACGGGCAGTGGGCATGGTTCCCCGAGGCGATATCCGCCCGAATTGCCTCCGCCATCGCCGATCAGCTCCAGAGGTCCGGAGAATCCCATGCCTGTTGA